The window GCCGGCTTCGGGCAGCGCCGGCCTGCAGCACTACCTGGCGGAGCTCGACGCATTCCAGAAAAGCCATCCCGGCAGCATCATTGCGCTCGAGGGGCTCAACGAAGCCAACATCCAGCACTTCAGTTACAACGGCAGCTCATCGATTGCCGCAGCGGCCGAATATCAAAAGCTGTTCTATTCGGCGATCAAGGGCGATGCGAACCTGGTCGGCGTGTCGGTCTACAATCTCACCCTCGGCCACAACAATCCGTCCGCCTACTCCCAGCTCGGCGACCTGTCGAGCTACTCCGACTATGCCAACGCGCATTCCTATCTGAATACGAGCACCACCACCGACACCGCGTTGGGATCGACCATCAACACGGCGAGCGGAGGCGCTGCGGGAAAGCCGATCGTCATCACCGAGACCGGCTATACGACACAGGACAACACGCCGCTGATCGGGGCCAGTGAAAGCGTTCAGGCCAAATCGATCCTCAACACCCTGGTCGATGCCTACAAGGCAGGCGTCAGCAAGACCTATCTTTATGAATTGCTGGATCGTGACTCGAGCAGCAGCAATACAAATCCCGAGGCGAATTTCGGGCTGTTCAATTCCGACGGGACGCCAAAGCTGGCTGCAACCGCCATCCACAACCTGACGACCATCCTCGCCGACGATGGAACCGGCGGCCATCAGCCGACAGGATCGCTGAGCTACTCGCTCGACAACATGCCGACCACCGGCGAAAGCATGGTGCTGGGCAAAAGCAACGGCGCGTACGAAATCGTGGTCTGGGCAGAGCCCCGTATCTGGGACGACGCAACCGATACCGAGATCAGCAACCCCGCGCAGACTGTCACGGTTCATCTCGGCAGCGTGCATCATTCGGTCAAAGTGTACGACCCGATGAGCGGCACCACCCCGATCGCCGTCTACACCGACGTCAAGGATATTCAGATTTCGGTCAGCGACCATCCGATGATCATCGAGATCGATGCACCGGAGACCACGACTCCGCCGCCGGAACCCGCCGATGTGAGCGGCACCGCCGCCAGCATCGTGCTGCAGCTCGGGACGCTCAACACCTCCGATACGCTCAAGACAATCACCCTCACCGACACGCCTACCCTTCCGGTCGCGTCGGACTCGACGATGAAGTACATCATCTCGCACTACAGCAAGGCGCTTGCGGCGATCCAGGGCGGCTATTCGTTCGCCATCACGGTCTCGGACGACACCTGGACCAATACGCGAACCTTCGATTCCACCGGCGTGCTGCAGTCGACAACCAACATCGCCTATACCGGCGGCGTCATCATCAGCAAGGTAACGGTTTACGCGGATCACTCCACCGACAGCGTGATGTATTCAGCGGGTGTCATTGCCCAGGAAGTGATCGTCAAGGCAGACGGCACGAAAGAAACCAAGGCTTTCGATGCCGGCGGCCATCTGACGACCGACACCATCAAGCACACTGACGGTTCGTCATCGACCACCCTGTATTCCGCCGGCGTCAAAACCAAGATGTATGTCGCCAACGCCGACGGCTCGCACGACACCTACGCCTACAACATCCAGGGAAAAACCTACACCACCGAGGTGCAGCATGCGGACGCGACCGGCAAGGTCGTCGCTGTTACGCGGACCCATGCCGACGGCTCACTCGATTACACCCAGGTGATCAACTCCAACGGTACCAAGATCACGACGCTTTACGATTCCGTCGGCCGAAAAACCGCCGTCATTACCGCGAGCGCAACCGCCACGACAACGGATCAGTACGACACCTCCGGAACGCTGACCAAGGAGATCATCCACAACGCCAATGGCAATGTGACGACCGCGGTGTATACCGCCGGCACGCTGTCTGCATTCTACATCGCCAATGGTGATGGCTCGACCGAAACCCGGCTCTACGATGCCAGCGGCAACCTCAAGACGGATGCCATCCAGGACACCGATGGCTCGTCCTCGACCACGCTGTATTCCGCCGGCGTCAAGACCAAGATGTATGTCACGAATGCCGACAGGACCCACGACACCTATAGCTATAATATCCAGGGCCAGAGCTACACGACCGAGAAGCAACATACGGACGCAACCGGCAAGGTCATTTCGGTGACGCGGACCCACGCCGACGGCTCGCTCGACTACACCCAGGTCATCAAGGACGACGGCAGCAAGGTCACGACGCATTACGACGCCACCGGCCACAAGACCACGGCGATCACGATCACCGCGGTCGCCACCACGACAGACAGCTACGATGCCTCTGGAAGACTGACCAAGGAGATCGTTCAGAAGGCCGACGGCACTGTCACGACGGCGGTCTATACAGGCACTATCTTGTCGGCGTTCTATACCACCAATCCAGATGGCTCGACTGAGACCCGGCTCTATGACAGCACCGGCAGCCTCGCCAGCGACGCCGTCCAGCACACCAACGGCTCGTCAACGACCACGCTGTATTCCGCCGGCGTCAAGACCAAGATGTACGTCAACAATGCCGACGGCACCCACGACACCTATGCCTACAACATCAAGGGCCAGAGCTATACCACCGAGCTGCAACATACGGATGCGAGCGGCAAAGTCATTGCGGTGACCCGAACCCATCCCGACGGGACGCTGGACTATACCCAGGTCGTGACCGCCGAGGGCACCAAGGTCACCACGCATTACGACGGGTCGGGACGCAAGATGACCGTCGTTGCCGCCAATGCGGCGGCCACCACAACCGACAGCTATGACACGTCGGGGCACCTGACAAAGGAAGTTGTTCAAAAAGCCAACGGCACCGTCACAACGGCTATCTATACAGGCACGGTGTTGTCAGCATTCTATATCGCCAACCCGGATGGATCGACCGAGACCAAGCTTTACGATGCGGGTGGCCATCTCACCAGCGACGCCATCCAGCATACCGACGGATCGTCATCGACCACGACGTACGCCGACGGCATCAAGACCAAGATGTACGTCAACAATGCCGACGGCACGCACGATACCTACGCCTATAATATCCAGGGCCAGAGCTACACCACCGAGGTGCAGCACGCAGATGCCAGCGGCAAGGTCACCTCGGTGATCCGGAGTCATGCCGACGGCTCACTGGATTACACCCAGGTGATCCAGGGCGACGGCACCAAGGTGACCGACCTCTATGATGCAGCCGGCCACAAGACCAGCGAAATCATGCTGCATACGGATGGCTCGAGCAATACCGCGTCCTACAACACGTCGGGCGCCCTGCTGCAGTCCGTCGCCAAAACGACTGATGGCGACACCACGACCACCCACTATGCGAGTGGCGTCAAGACATCGATCAACATCGCCCATGCCGATGGATCGACCGAAAGCCAGTTGTTTGATTCCGCTGGCCATCTCACCAGCGATGCCATTCAGAACACCGACGGCTCATCATCGACGACGCTGTATACCGCCGGCGTCAAGACCAAGATGTACGTCGACAACGCCGACGGCACGCACGACACCTATGCCTACAATATCCAGGGGCAGAGCTACACCACCGAGCATCAGCATGCCGATGCATCCGGCAAGATCACCGCAGTGACACGGGCCCATGCCGACGGCTCGCTCGATTACAGCCAAGTGATTCAAACCGACGGCACCAAGATCACCGACAACTACGACAGCGCCGGCACCAAGACCCAGGAGATCGTCTCCCATCCGTCGGGTGCGACGGATGTCTACAAATACGCCATCGCCGGGTCACCCGGCGCAATCCAGCACGAGGTCTACAATACAGCCGGGAATCTGACGCTGATCGACTTGCTGAACAGCAACGGGACGCACAAGGTGACGGCGGTGACGGCCGGCCTGACGATCTCCGGCGGCAACGGCAACGACCTTTTCGCCTCGGCGGGATCCACGACCATCACCTACGATCACGGCAACGACCAGATCAACAACTTCCGGGCGGGAGATGCCAGTAATCACGACACGATCCGGATCGCGCAGTCGCTGGTGGCCGACTACAACCATCTGCAGCTCGAACAGGTGGGATCGGATGCTCTGGTGCATATCTCATCGACCGATTCGATCCTGCTGAAGAACATCAACGTGCACAATCTGGATCACAGCAACTTCCTGTTTGCCTGATCGATGCGAGGACGTTGAATCCGGCATAACCGATGGCGCGACCGCCCTCGACGGGCGTGCCTTGACGCGTGGATCTTACGAGGCGCGGAGCACCCGCCCCGGAACACCCGCCACTACTGCCTGGGGCGGCACCTCACGATTGACCACGGAATTGGCGGCAACTGTCGCGCCCTGCCCGATCGTGATCGGGCCGATGATGACCCCGCCGGCATACACCGTGACGTTGTCCTCAAGCTGCGGATAGCCGGGCCTTTGCGCGGTATGCCGGCCCAGGGTCACGTTCTGGTACAGCGTCACCGAGCGGCCGAGCCGGACGCCATCGCCAACCACAATGCCTGTCGGATGCGGGAGAATGAGGCCCGGCCCGATCTCGGCAAGCAGCGAAATGTAGCAACCGCGCTGCATCAGGCAGCAGCGCAGGATGAGCCAGGAGATTGCCCGTCCGGGGCGTCCGCTCGACCGCAGCCATTTGGCCAGGCGCCACCATGTGATCACGACAAAACCGGGGCATGTGATCCAGGCAACCAATGCGGCCTTGAGCCCCGAACTGCCGGTGTTTGCGATCAGATCTTCACGCCATTGCATCGACTGGTTCCGTCCTCAGCACTGTTCCAATGTCGCTCATCACGAAGCCGATGCCGCTTCCAGGGGCTGTCCTTCGGGCAGCGGCCGGCGCAACAGCGACTTCAGGCTGCCACGGATCTGGTGCCTGAAGAGGACATAACACCCCAGCACCACGAGGATGTAGACCCCCGTCGCGAGCAGCCAATTTACCAGCGTGGTCACCTGGCCCAAGGTGACCGCCAGGACGGCTGCCATACCTGCAAGGGTTGCGATCGAAGCCGGCAGCAGCGATTTGAGGATGGATCCGTAAGGCAGCCCGGTACTGCGCGCTCCGATCATCACCATCGCGATGCAGACGATGATTGCAGTGATCACATATATAACCGCGACCGCCTTGAGACCGAACGGAAGCGCCACCACAAAGGACAGGATCATGGCAACGCTGTTCGCACTGCTGACCCAGAACTGCAGGCGGGCCTTGCCGCGCGCCAGCAGAATTGGGCCGCTATAGGCAGCAATCGATTGTGCGGCGCCCGCCGGTGCCAGCACCGCGATCAGCGGCAAAACCTCGCGCCAATGCGGCGAGAGGAAGGCCGTGACCGGATAAGTCAATCCGAAGGTCAGATAGATCATGGCCGGAAATGTCACCATCGCCGTCATGCCGAGCACCGCGCAGATGGCGGTGTTTTGCTCGGCGCGAAACTCATCGCCGGCCATCCGGCTCAGCGTCGCCATCAGCACGCCGCCGCCGGGCCAGGAGAAGATCATCAACGGGAGAATCATGAACTGATACGCCAGTCCATAGAGACCGACCGCCGCGGCTCCCAGTTTTGCACCGATCAGCAGGTTGCCGACATTGCGCGCGGCAAAATTGAGGATGTTGGTGGCCAGAACCCAGCCGCCGAACGTGAGGATCGATGATACGCGGCGCCAGCCGAAGTTCGGGCGGATCTCGCGGCGCGTGATGACTGCAAAGGCGACCGCGCGAATGACCTGGACCAGAACGTAATAGGAAATCAAGGCCCAGATCCCCCAGCCGCCCACCGCACCGCCAACGCAGACAATAGCGCAGATCACGGCGGCGGCGGTCTCCACGGCGGCGACCGTCTGATAACGCAGCTTGCGCTCGAGGACCGCCCGCGGCCCGAGTGCTGCGATCGACAGCACGACCGAGACGGACAGCGCGGCCAGCACCGTCGACAGGCCCTGCATCCTCACCGCGCCGGCCAGCGGACTGGCCATCCCGGCGAGCAAAGCCGCACAGGCGACGCCGATCAGGAGCATCAACGTGACTGCGGCCCCCGCCTCGTCCGGCGTGAGCGTCTTCCGCTGCACCATTGCGCTCGACAGGCCCATATCAGTGAGCAGCGCTATGAACGCGACAAACGGCAGGGAGAACGCGACCAGGCCGAATTCCGCCGGGCTGACGAAATAGGTCATCAGCAGCGTCATCAGGAATTGCAACACCGACTTGACGATGTTGACGCCGGACATGGAAAGCAGATTCTTCAGGATCATGATGTCATCCGCTGGTCACTTGCAGTCCGGCATTGGCAGAACGCGCTCGCAAGCGCCTCTGATGAAAATCAGGCGTGATGCCCCACCCCGCCGATCGGTCGGAAAAACGCATGCCGGAAGGTATTGTCCAGCAGGCGCCGCAGCCGCACCTCGATCAGCTCGTAACTCACGGCACCGGCGAAGAGTGCTGCGGCAAGTCCGAGCACAGCGAAGGCCCCCCACAGCAACCAGAGGTCCATTCCTCGCGCTGCGAACTTCACGCCCATCACCTGCAGGGGGAAAAGGGCGAAAGGATGCACAAGATACAGGCTGTAGCTGATCTTACCGAGGTATTGCAGCACAGGCGCGCTCAACGCCCTCGCCACGCCGGACTCCGGCGCGAGCACCATTGCGAACAGCAGAAAACCCGGTATCAGGCCAACGAATGGATGGATGTATTCAAGACAGGCATACATCGCGATCCCGCAGACCACGCCAGCGAGCACTCCTCCCCAGCCGCCGAGCCGAATGCGGAAACTGATGCCGCTGAACAGCATGCCCACGGCGAAATAGGCCGCAATCGGCCAGGTGAAAACAGCGATCAGCCCCACTACCAGCAGCAGAGCCCCCAGCATCCATTTCCGCAGTTGAGCGATAACAACGAAGGTGGCGGCAAACCAGATGTAGAAGGCCCACTCATAAGTCAGTGTCCAGGCGTTCTGCTGACCGGCCGGAAGACCGAACATATCAGGCACAAAGAACAGGTTGGCGAGGAACACCTCGATGTAGGACAGGATGGTGATGTCCTTGAAGAACTTGTAGCCGACCAGCGGGCCGACGGTGAACAGGACCAGATGCAGGACCACAAACACCGGCAGAATACGCAACGCCCGATCATAGAAGAACTTCGACACCGAGGCGTGGCGAACCAGACTGGCCGGGATCAGGAAACCGCTGATCATGAAGAACAGCTCGACCCCACGCCCTCCCATATTGATGGTGCCGTGGAACCAGGACGGGAGGCCGGGCAGAAAGCCGGCAAGAAGCGGCATGTCATAGAGGTGGACCACCAGCACGCTCATGGCGGCAAGCCCACGCAGGCCCTGCACCGCCGGCACAAACCCCTGATGACTGGTCATGGACACGCACGCCTCCAACAGCACAACGGCAACAGCCGAACAAATGATTCACGTATAAGGAGCATCGCCGCTTGGCTGCTCGCGTCCAGCAACGGGGGCGAACGCCCGCTCACGCCGGCCGCGGCGCCAGCGTGACGGCATCGCTCGGGACCAGCGCGGTACTGCTCCCGGCCGAGTCGTCGGCGAGCTTGCCGCGAAACACCTCGCTGAACGCAAAGCCCAGCATCAGCAAACCACTAGCAGGGCCATAGGCAAGCACCGTCACCGCGAACAAATTCATCACCACGGCGGCGGTCAATTTGTAGATGTCGGTCGTCTTCGCCACAGCATAGACTACGCACACCATGAACGCGACGAAGATGGGCCCAAACATCAGATACGTGCCGATGTAGAAATTATCGACCGGAACGTAATAACTCACGCTGTTGGAAAACAGCTGCTGCGGATAGTTGAAACAGCCGAGGCCACAGCCCGTCAGGTATCCCAATGGCATCAGCTGGCCCATATAGACGAACGGCAGCTGCCAGCTGTTGTTGATGCGATCCTGCATGCTGTAGAGCGCCGGATACGATCTGTGCAGATCGATACCCGAGAACAGGATCATCAGGATGATCGGAATCAGGATGGTCAGGAACGAAAGGCAAGCCATGCGACGCAGCATGGGAAATTTGTGACGCTCCGGCAGCAGCCGGATGATGATCAGGCACACCAGATAGATCGCGATCAATCCGATGGTGGTTTTGCTGGTCGTCAGCTTGATCGCATAGATGCCGAGCGGCGCCCAGAACAGGCACCAGCCGAGGCTGCGACGAATCGAGGTCAGCACGAACGTGATGAAAACAAAGAACGCGGCCATGGTGCTGTCGGCGGCAAAGCCGGCCAGCCGCGGATTGGCGTCGGTCCACCATAGCTTCCCCGCTTCCCGGGTGGCGCCGAACGATTCATAGGCAAAACCAACCCATGGCAAACGCATGTGCGCTGAAGCGATGATGCCCAGGATCGTGACATAGAAAATGATATGAATTGATGCGAGCAGCTTCTTGTAGGAACCCGTATCGCGCGCGCAGAAGCAGAATCCGACGAACACCGGCGCGATCATCTTGAGCGACGACGCCATTCCCGCTACGCGGCCGAGGAAAATGTAACCGATATAGAGCGCGAATGCCATGTACAGGATGGTGAGGATTGCAATCAGGCTTTTGCCTTGGATGACATAACGCTGCACAAACGCGAGGATGCAGACCATCGCCAGCAGATCTGGGATGAACCACAGCCCGTCCAGCTTGGTGATGCTGAAATAGTAACGCAGCGCGCCGGCGAAGGCGTCGCGATAGAAATACAGGAACAGCGCGAAGGCTTCGAGATTCCACAGCGAGAATATCGATAGGCCGGGCTCGCGCGGCTGCGCCCCGACAAAATCGGAGCCGATTGGACTGGCGTGAATAACAGCCGTCATTGGCTGATCGCCCCTCCGTGAGCGGATGCGAGCTTCTCCGCCGGCGCGCGATTGAAGAACCTCAGGACAGCTTTCGAACCGGGAATCTCGACATGCAGATAGGTCAGGTTGGACACCACGAACACCGCCGCGAGGAAAACCAGCAGCAATCCTGTCCCCGCCAATCCCGGCGCGAGGCCATCAATCCCCTGGAGTTTCTTGGTCCCAACGGCGCGCACGAAATACTCGAACAGCATGAGCACCAGCGAATGCACCATGTAGATCGAGTACGACCGCTTGCCGAGCCAGACCAGCGGCCGGATGGACAGAATGTTCGGCAGCACACGATTGGGGAATGCCATGAGCGAACCGAGCAGCGCGGCAAAAATGAACGGAGCGACAAAGCTGATCTGAGGCATCATCGCAACCAGGCTCATCACCACGATCGCCGCGGCAACGCTGCCAAACTGAACAATCGTCTGGATGGCCGGACTCACCTGCTCCGGCAGCGAAGCGACGATGCGGACAGTCAGCACGCCCAGGAAGAAGCTGAAGACACAGCGGACAATTCCGAAAGCATAGTGGAAATCGATGCTGGTCCGGCGCATCACAAAGACCATGATCAAGGCACTCGCCAGCATCAACAGCGCCGACAACACGTAGACGATGCGAACGTTCCGGCGCCACTGCGCAAACACCAGCACGACGCCGAAGATCAGGTAGGTGTAGAATTCCGCACTGATGCTCCAGCTCGGCGCATTCCAGCTGAGATAGTCAACGAAGCCGAGCGCATGAAGCAGAAAGACGTTGACGAAAAAGGAATAGACATTGTTGACCTGCATCTCGGCCGGCATGACCTGCAGGAGACCGAATGCGACCACACCCAGCTTCAGCAGCCGGAACATCAGCGCTGCGGCCAATGTGACAACGTGAAGCGGATAGATTCGCGCCAGCCGGCGCACCACAAAATCGCGGAATGAAAACGCTCCGAAATCGGATCGCGTGTAGTTCAGCGAAATGACGATGCCGCTCAGGACGAAAAAGAGATCAACGAAAAGCCAGGCGTTATGAAAGAAAGCAACGTCAATCCAGGCCTTGTTTGGAAAGATTGCAACGAATGCGGCCGAGATGACGAAATGATGAACCACGACGCACGACGCCGCCAGTCCGCGAACGCTGTCGAGCGGCAGATAGTGAGCTTTGTGACGATGGATCGATATGGAATTGATCGATGTGGACAAGACGAAGAACCCAACCTTTGCCGCAAAATTTTCTATATCGGTTCACGCGGGTTTTTCAACGTGGGACTTTCGCGTGGCGGATGTGTGTCAACGATCGAACTCAATCAATCGCGATATTGCCACCATGCTGCCTACACGCTGAGCTAACTTTGCCTTCAAGTCGAGCAATACAAGCCGCTCAAACAGACAGATCCTTCAAACGGACACGCTTTCAATTCCCGCAAATTCTCCTCATTGCAGACATGTGCACGTCATCTGTTGTGAGGTATGCGGAGCGGAATGCTGCTCATCGAGTGATCACGGCGCACAGTAAATGTGGATTGAGTTGAGAGTGCGGCCATGCCTACAGTCGACGAGGAAGACAGGAGTCACTTGATGAAGCGAGTTGCAGCAACCGCTATAAACTCGATCAAGGATTGGTTTTCCGGACCCAGCGCCAAGGACGTCATGGATGCGCACAACGGCGCCGGTCCTGGCTTCGACCTGCTGCGAATCGGGCTGTCGCTGCTGGTGATTCTGCTGCATTCGTTTCACACCGCTTATGGCGTTCCTCAATCGCGCTTTCTTGCCACGGGATGGTCACATCCGATCTGGGCCGCCACCCTGCCGATCTTCTTCGGTTTGAGCGGCTTTCTGGTTTCCGGCAGCGCCCTGCGATCACACAGTTTGAAAGTCTTCCTGTCGTTCCGCGCGCTTCGTATCTTTCCGGCGCTGACGGTCGAGATCACCTTGTCCGCACTGATTCTCGGTCCCCTGCTGACTACACTGCCGATCTGGGACTACGTCAGCGACACGAGATTCCTCAAGTATTTCGGCAACATCATCGGCTGGATTCATTTCGAATTGCCAGGTGTGTACGAACACAATCCCTCCGCCGGCATCGTCAACCGCAGCCTCTGGACCCTGCATCCGGAACTGCTCTCCTATGTGCTGATGACCGCTCTGATGTTCTCCGGCATCGCTTACAGCCGATGGAAGACCACGCTGTTGTGGATTGGCGCCACAATTGTTCTCGCCACCTACAATCTGATGACCGGCAAATACGAGCTGACTGGCATCTATAATGGCGGCGTTCTGATTTATTACTTTCTCACCGGAATTTTGGCCTACCACTGGCGCCATGTCGTCGTGATCAACGCGCGGTTATTCGTCATCGCGCTGGTGGGTGCCTACATTTTGACCGAACTGCCGCAGACGACGTTTCTGGTGCTGCCGCTCGTGAACGTCTACATCATGGTCTACATCGGCATGATGAAGCTTCCGCATGTGAAGTTCCTGCAAAGCGGGGACTATTCCTACGGTCTCTATCTCTACGCATTCCCGATCCAGCAGGCGATTGTGCAGTTTCTTCCGGACCATCGAAACTGGTGGACCGTGTTCGTGCTTGCGGTTGTCATCACCTACGGCGTGGCGGCTCTCTCCTGGCATCTGATTGAAAAACCGGCACTGCGGCTCAAAAAATGGGTGCAGAATGCACCTCGACCGATTCCAAGCACCACCGAGCCGTCTCGCGCGTAACGGCACGAGCCATGATCCGCATCGCTCCAACATCGCGGCAAGGGAACAACAAAACCGCCCTTGTTTTTCATTCGGATGCCCTTGGGAACCGCTTTATTGCACCGCACAAAGATTTGACATACTCTAGTACTAGCTTCGTGACCGATTTCCTTCGCCACACAGACAACCTGCAACTTGAGGTGGACGGCGTCTCGATGGTCACGCTCCGAAAATGTCTGGCGAACCGCGCGACGATTGCGGCATTCCTGCTCGTCGCGATCGGAACTGGTGCCGGCCACGCGCAATGCGTGCCGTTCAGCGAGCGCATACCGCTGGCCGAGCGCGAGATGTTTTCCACAGAGCCGACCTCGCTGTTGCAGGCCGTCCGCAATGACAACGACAAACTCGAGACCCGAGTGACTGGCTATCTGGCGACCGACCCGACGCTGTTACCTGCGGTCCGCAAGCTGGTTGCCGACGCACCTTCGGCCAATCGGCGTGCGATCGGCGCGGGCCTGCGCCGTGCTGTGTTGCTGTGTACAGCCATACAGCCGCAGTCTGCGCGCAAGATCATCGATTTCGTGCGCGATCTCGGCGACAAGACCGTGTTGGCTGGTTACGTCTCCGTAAGCGAGGAGCTCGATTCGCCATCTACAGGTCCCCAGATCACACGCCCTGCGGCACCACCGGTCAAAGCCACCACCAGCAGCAGACTGTTTTCCGGGGAGTTCAACACCGAACTTGCCGATCCTTTTGCCAGCATGCCCCTGCCGCAATAATCATCATCGGACACACTGAATTCACCCATGTACCAACCCCGAGTCGAATTTCCGTCACCGCAGAAACAGGGCCTCGTGATCGGCACCACGGTGCTGAGCGTCGATCGCATTCTGGATATCCTGCGCCGGCAATGGCCGTTGATCGCTTCCATCGCGGGCGGCGCGCTGCTGCTTGTGGTCGTCTACCTGCTGCTGGCCTCACCGATGTATACGGCGTCCTCGCGCATCCTGATGGATACGCGCCAGACCCAGGTGGTGGATAAGGACAGCGGCATCCCGAACACCCTCATCGATCCCGGCTTCGTCGATAGCCAGGTCGAGATCCTGACGTCGGATGACCTGATCCTCTCGGTGGTTCGCAAGCTCAAGCTCACCCAGGACCCGGAGTTCATCGGCTTCAATACTGGCCTCATGCCGTTCATCA is drawn from Bradyrhizobium prioriisuperbiae and contains these coding sequences:
- a CDS encoding lipopolysaccharide biosynthesis protein, which encodes MILKNLLSMSGVNIVKSVLQFLMTLLMTYFVSPAEFGLVAFSLPFVAFIALLTDMGLSSAMVQRKTLTPDEAGAAVTLMLLIGVACAALLAGMASPLAGAVRMQGLSTVLAALSVSVVLSIAALGPRAVLERKLRYQTVAAVETAAAVICAIVCVGGAVGGWGIWALISYYVLVQVIRAVAFAVITRREIRPNFGWRRVSSILTFGGWVLATNILNFAARNVGNLLIGAKLGAAAVGLYGLAYQFMILPLMIFSWPGGGVLMATLSRMAGDEFRAEQNTAICAVLGMTAMVTFPAMIYLTFGLTYPVTAFLSPHWREVLPLIAVLAPAGAAQSIAAYSGPILLARGKARLQFWVSSANSVAMILSFVVALPFGLKAVAVIYVITAIIVCIAMVMIGARSTGLPYGSILKSLLPASIATLAGMAAVLAVTLGQVTTLVNWLLATGVYILVVLGCYVLFRHQIRGSLKSLLRRPLPEGQPLEAASAS
- a CDS encoding acyltransferase, with the protein product MSTSINSISIHRHKAHYLPLDSVRGLAASCVVVHHFVISAAFVAIFPNKAWIDVAFFHNAWLFVDLFFVLSGIVISLNYTRSDFGAFSFRDFVVRRLARIYPLHVVTLAAALMFRLLKLGVVAFGLLQVMPAEMQVNNVYSFFVNVFLLHALGFVDYLSWNAPSWSISAEFYTYLIFGVVLVFAQWRRNVRIVYVLSALLMLASALIMVFVMRRTSIDFHYAFGIVRCVFSFFLGVLTVRIVASLPEQVSPAIQTIVQFGSVAAAIVVMSLVAMMPQISFVAPFIFAALLGSLMAFPNRVLPNILSIRPLVWLGKRSYSIYMVHSLVLMLFEYFVRAVGTKKLQGIDGLAPGLAGTGLLLVFLAAVFVVSNLTYLHVEIPGSKAVLRFFNRAPAEKLASAHGGAISQ
- a CDS encoding acyltransferase, with product MTSHQGFVPAVQGLRGLAAMSVLVVHLYDMPLLAGFLPGLPSWFHGTINMGGRGVELFFMISGFLIPASLVRHASVSKFFYDRALRILPVFVVLHLVLFTVGPLVGYKFFKDITILSYIEVFLANLFFVPDMFGLPAGQQNAWTLTYEWAFYIWFAATFVVIAQLRKWMLGALLLVVGLIAVFTWPIAAYFAVGMLFSGISFRIRLGGWGGVLAGVVCGIAMYACLEYIHPFVGLIPGFLLFAMVLAPESGVARALSAPVLQYLGKISYSLYLVHPFALFPLQVMGVKFAARGMDLWLLWGAFAVLGLAAALFAGAVSYELIEVRLRRLLDNTFRHAFFRPIGGVGHHA
- a CDS encoding RHS repeat protein, which gives rise to MSTTTVDQPVLSAHSFIGSIGVNAHVGYSWGSYDNLALVMDDLKYLGVTTIRDALATSPGAQPALAGLAAAGYKFDFLVPSNLPASGSAGLQHYLAELDAFQKSHPGSIIALEGLNEANIQHFSYNGSSSIAAAAEYQKLFYSAIKGDANLVGVSVYNLTLGHNNPSAYSQLGDLSSYSDYANAHSYLNTSTTTDTALGSTINTASGGAAGKPIVITETGYTTQDNTPLIGASESVQAKSILNTLVDAYKAGVSKTYLYELLDRDSSSSNTNPEANFGLFNSDGTPKLAATAIHNLTTILADDGTGGHQPTGSLSYSLDNMPTTGESMVLGKSNGAYEIVVWAEPRIWDDATDTEISNPAQTVTVHLGSVHHSVKVYDPMSGTTPIAVYTDVKDIQISVSDHPMIIEIDAPETTTPPPEPADVSGTAASIVLQLGTLNTSDTLKTITLTDTPTLPVASDSTMKYIISHYSKALAAIQGGYSFAITVSDDTWTNTRTFDSTGVLQSTTNIAYTGGVIISKVTVYADHSTDSVMYSAGVIAQEVIVKADGTKETKAFDAGGHLTTDTIKHTDGSSSTTLYSAGVKTKMYVANADGSHDTYAYNIQGKTYTTEVQHADATGKVVAVTRTHADGSLDYTQVINSNGTKITTLYDSVGRKTAVITASATATTTDQYDTSGTLTKEIIHNANGNVTTAVYTAGTLSAFYIANGDGSTETRLYDASGNLKTDAIQDTDGSSSTTLYSAGVKTKMYVTNADRTHDTYSYNIQGQSYTTEKQHTDATGKVISVTRTHADGSLDYTQVIKDDGSKVTTHYDATGHKTTAITITAVATTTDSYDASGRLTKEIVQKADGTVTTAVYTGTILSAFYTTNPDGSTETRLYDSTGSLASDAVQHTNGSSTTTLYSAGVKTKMYVNNADGTHDTYAYNIKGQSYTTELQHTDASGKVIAVTRTHPDGTLDYTQVVTAEGTKVTTHYDGSGRKMTVVAANAAATTTDSYDTSGHLTKEVVQKANGTVTTAIYTGTVLSAFYIANPDGSTETKLYDAGGHLTSDAIQHTDGSSSTTTYADGIKTKMYVNNADGTHDTYAYNIQGQSYTTEVQHADASGKVTSVIRSHADGSLDYTQVIQGDGTKVTDLYDAAGHKTSEIMLHTDGSSNTASYNTSGALLQSVAKTTDGDTTTTHYASGVKTSINIAHADGSTESQLFDSAGHLTSDAIQNTDGSSSTTLYTAGVKTKMYVDNADGTHDTYAYNIQGQSYTTEHQHADASGKITAVTRAHADGSLDYSQVIQTDGTKITDNYDSAGTKTQEIVSHPSGATDVYKYAIAGSPGAIQHEVYNTAGNLTLIDLLNSNGTHKVTAVTAGLTISGGNGNDLFASAGSTTITYDHGNDQINNFRAGDASNHDTIRIAQSLVADYNHLQLEQVGSDALVHISSTDSILLKNINVHNLDHSNFLFA
- a CDS encoding serine acetyltransferase, which translates into the protein MQWREDLIANTGSSGLKAALVAWITCPGFVVITWWRLAKWLRSSGRPGRAISWLILRCCLMQRGCYISLLAEIGPGLILPHPTGIVVGDGVRLGRSVTLYQNVTLGRHTAQRPGYPQLEDNVTVYAGGVIIGPITIGQGATVAANSVVNREVPPQAVVAGVPGRVLRAS